A genomic stretch from Antarcticibacterium flavum includes:
- a CDS encoding ABC transporter permease — MIKNYFKIAWRSLWKNKLFSLINILSFGLAIPFALLSLMQVQSAFEVDNFHLEPNRIHRVITNVEDGNGNITPYASSPGSIADDIQTRIPFVDKSTITKRAFNWELTNKIKTIRVNSLYVDPAFFEIFNFPLEQGSYPILPNTVVISREMAKVFFGDTNPVNQTLSHHDYGNFTVTGVLKPHKANTHFRSDVMVSMATFSKFNETAPTDALSGFTYVKLHEQANKQDLDEALVQISKSYAGDNPLLKEKYGFRSQKLSQISPDFEALENNPYADSLADLSVNFLMALAIILLAGFNYTNLTLAKSLNRAKEVGVRKVSGASRSQLFTQFICEAVLVAFIGLATGYLFLKIMEQHLSLNWIIWEVDNYFVLWSIFIGFAIIMGVLAGIIPAKILSSFTPSRVLKGDINPASFGKIGFRKSLVVIQFVVTACFIFLITNMYSQFKYQATDNENYNRKNIYNIAIHGDHELLRNEIAAHKDVENIGLASSPFGGTSHNGNIKTEKLEENVKASFYAVNAGFLENMNLTFLAGENLPEVAGATPSPFVVVNEQTLFALNLGTPAEAVGKTIYLNDQQQVRITGVVQDFNYHVYQFPTRPLVMQYDPLKFSILNIKMKGDVNDKVFKADIEALHKKYFPGEELAFSNYEEELYDRYFQGEDMKFLVMVCFTIFTIAIMGLLGIVTYTTEKRLKEIGIRKVLGASVSAIVRELSSGFLKLLLISAAICLPLGYLISFFFVNIFAYNNGVALGLMLLLYLSILCFALLTIGIQAARAAMANPVSILRTE; from the coding sequence ATGATAAAGAACTATTTTAAAATCGCGTGGAGGAGTCTTTGGAAGAATAAGCTGTTTTCCCTGATAAATATCCTGAGTTTTGGGTTGGCCATACCTTTTGCGCTGCTTTCATTAATGCAGGTTCAAAGTGCTTTTGAAGTTGATAATTTCCATCTGGAACCAAATAGAATTCACAGGGTAATTACAAATGTAGAGGACGGGAATGGTAATATAACACCCTACGCATCTTCCCCGGGTTCAATAGCAGATGATATACAAACACGAATCCCATTTGTGGATAAATCCACCATCACAAAAAGAGCTTTTAACTGGGAATTGACAAATAAGATAAAGACTATTAGAGTTAACAGCCTTTATGTGGATCCTGCCTTTTTCGAAATTTTCAACTTTCCTTTGGAACAGGGAAGTTATCCTATTTTACCAAACACCGTTGTTATCTCCCGGGAAATGGCTAAGGTGTTCTTTGGGGACACTAATCCTGTAAACCAAACACTTTCACATCATGACTATGGAAACTTTACCGTAACAGGTGTGCTAAAGCCCCATAAAGCTAACACCCATTTTAGAAGCGATGTGATGGTTTCCATGGCAACTTTCAGCAAATTTAATGAAACAGCCCCTACTGATGCACTTTCGGGTTTTACATATGTAAAACTTCACGAGCAGGCAAACAAACAGGATCTGGATGAGGCGCTCGTTCAAATTTCTAAAAGTTATGCAGGTGATAATCCGCTTTTAAAGGAAAAATATGGTTTCAGAAGTCAGAAACTATCACAAATATCACCAGATTTTGAAGCGCTGGAAAATAACCCGTATGCAGATTCTTTAGCAGATCTTTCTGTGAATTTTCTAATGGCCCTGGCAATTATTCTTCTTGCAGGCTTTAACTACACGAATCTTACCCTGGCCAAGTCTTTAAATAGGGCAAAAGAAGTGGGGGTAAGAAAAGTATCTGGAGCTTCCCGAAGCCAGTTATTTACTCAATTTATTTGCGAAGCCGTGTTGGTGGCGTTTATAGGATTGGCCACAGGATACCTTTTTCTGAAAATAATGGAACAACATCTTAGCCTTAACTGGATCATCTGGGAAGTGGATAATTACTTTGTTCTTTGGTCCATTTTTATTGGCTTTGCCATAATTATGGGAGTTCTGGCAGGAATCATACCCGCAAAGATCCTTTCTTCCTTTACCCCTTCCAGGGTTTTAAAGGGTGATATAAATCCCGCATCCTTTGGAAAAATTGGATTTAGGAAAAGCCTGGTGGTTATACAGTTTGTAGTAACCGCCTGTTTCATCTTTCTTATCACAAATATGTATAGCCAGTTTAAATATCAGGCTACAGATAATGAGAATTATAACCGAAAGAACATCTACAATATTGCCATACACGGAGATCATGAATTATTGCGAAATGAAATTGCCGCTCATAAGGATGTGGAAAATATTGGGTTAGCCTCATCCCCATTTGGCGGGACTTCCCATAATGGTAATATTAAAACTGAGAAATTGGAGGAAAATGTAAAGGCTAGTTTTTATGCCGTAAATGCCGGTTTTTTAGAAAATATGAACCTCACATTCCTGGCCGGTGAAAATCTCCCAGAGGTAGCGGGTGCCACACCATCCCCCTTCGTAGTTGTGAATGAGCAAACATTATTTGCACTTAATCTTGGTACCCCGGCGGAAGCTGTTGGTAAGACAATTTATTTAAATGATCAACAGCAGGTTAGGATCACGGGGGTAGTTCAGGATTTTAATTACCACGTTTATCAATTTCCTACCCGCCCATTGGTGATGCAGTATGACCCATTAAAGTTCAGTATTCTGAACATTAAGATGAAGGGAGACGTAAATGATAAGGTTTTCAAAGCTGACATAGAAGCTCTGCACAAAAAGTATTTCCCCGGGGAAGAGCTGGCATTTTCCAATTATGAAGAAGAATTATATGACAGGTATTTTCAGGGGGAGGACATGAAGTTTCTGGTCATGGTTTGTTTTACAATTTTCACCATTGCCATTATGGGACTTTTGGGAATTGTTACTTACACAACAGAGAAGCGATTGAAGGAAATAGGGATACGCAAAGTTTTGGGTGCATCAGTCTCGGCAATCGTGAGAGAGTTGTCTTCAGGATTTCTAAAATTACTTTTGATCTCTGCGGCAATATGTCTTCCATTAGGCTATCTCATATCATTCTTTTTCGTCAATATTTTCGCCTACAATAACGGTGTTGCCTTAGGACTTATGCTATTGTTATATCTATCTATTTTGTGTTTCGCTTTATTAACGATTGGGATCCAGGCGGCCAGAGCAGCAATGGCTAACCCTGTTTCAATTTTAAGAACAGAATAA